One region of Juglans microcarpa x Juglans regia isolate MS1-56 chromosome 7S, Jm3101_v1.0, whole genome shotgun sequence genomic DNA includes:
- the LOC121241066 gene encoding histone deacetylase 8: protein MDRIDVFWHQGMLNHDTGSGVFDTGLDPGFLDVLEKHPENPDRIKNMLSILKRGPISPHISWHTGRPTLIPELLKFHTHEYINELIEADRNGGKMLCAGTFLKPGSWDAAVLAAGTTISAMKYILDGHGKIAYALVRPPGHHAQPTQADGYCFLNNAGLSVQLALGSGCQKVVVIDIDVHYGNGTAEGFYKSNNVLTISLHMNHGSWGLSHPQSGSVDELGEEKGFGFNMNIPLPNGTGDRGYAHAMTELVVPAVQKFGADMLVLVIGQDSSAFDPNGRQCLTMEGYREIGRIVRSLAARQSGGRVLIVQEGGYHVTYSAYCLHATLEGVLNLPLPLLSDPIAYYPEDEAFAVKVIECIKQHYKDTLPFFKGGLI, encoded by the exons ATGGATCGCATAGACGTCTTCTGGCACCAGGGGATGCTCAATCATGACACCGGCAGTGGCGTATTCGACACCGGATTAGACCCCGGATTTCTTGACGTTTTGGAGAAGCATCCAGAGAACCCTGACAGGATCAAGAACATGCTCTCCATCCTCAAGCGAGGCCCTATCTCTCCCCACATCTCTTGGCATACTGGCAGACCTACTCTCATCCCCGAATTGCTTAAATTTCACACTCACG AATACATAAATGAACTCATTGAGGCAGATAGAAATGGAGGGAAGATGCTTTGTGCTGGGACTTTCTTGAAACCCGGATCCTGGGATGCTGCAGTTCTAGCTGCTGGTACTACAATATCGGCCATGAAGTACATACTTGACGGGCATGGTAAAATTGCTTATGCATTGGTTAGGCCTCCAGGTCACCATGCTCAGCCTACTCAAGCTGATGGGTACTGCTTCCTTAACAATGCCGGACTTTCTGTTCAATTGGCATTAGGTTCTGGGTGTCAAAAGGTTGTGGTCATTGACATTGACGTTCATTATGGAAATGGAACAGCAGAGGGGTTTTACAAGTCAAACAATGTTCTCACCATCTCTCTCCACATGAATCATGGCTCCTGGGGTCTGTCTCATCCCCAGAGTGGATCTGTTGATGAGCTTGGTGAAGAAAAAGGATTTGGATTTAATATGAATATACCTCTACCTAATGGCACTGGTGATAGGGGATATGCGCATGCCATGACAGAGCTGGTCGTTCCAGCTGTTCAAAAGTTTGGGGCTGATATGTTAGTTTTGGTTATTGGCCAAGATTCAAGTGCT TTTGATCCAAATGGAAGGCAATGCTTGACAATGGAGGGTTATCGAGAGATCGGACGGATAGTTCGTAGCTTGGCAGCAAGACAAAGTGGTGGCCGCGTTCTTATTGTCCAAGAAGGTGGATATCATGTTACATATTCAGCTTATTGTCTTCATGCAACGCTTGAAGGAGTGCTCAATCTACCACTTCCTCTGTTGTCTGATCCCATAGCTTATTACCCAGAGGATGAAGCCTTTGCTGTAAAAGTAATCGAATGCATTAAACAGCACTATAAAGACACTTTGCCATTCTTTAAAGGGGGCTTAATCTAG
- the LOC121241064 gene encoding disease resistance protein RUN1-like translates to MMELLDMESDDVLFVGIHGMGGVGKTTLAEIIYDRVSNSYCRFEGSSFISCIREKSTTARDQAFLQKELISTIMQEEIHVWDYHQGIRMIMKMLQNKRVFIVLDDVDSDEQLTALAGDRKWFGPGSRVIITCRDSHLLRTHEVNDIYKVEQLGIEKALQLFSLSAFKKTHRTENYMDLSKHFVKYAQGLPLALKVLGSFLFGRTIDAWESARDQLEAIPNRKIMDVLQISFDGLQELQRELFLDVACFFGRQDIFSEIMLERFDHYHIDMDVLVEKSLISKSKYGWLSMHDLLKELGKEIVRRECPEEPGRRSRLFRVDDLYHVLKNDTGTDAAKAIVVDFCPKTKDQVLNAKAFSKMGKLRYLKFHGSRNNLKWRGNPLKYMPTNELRYLELPGYHSKSLPSSFQPENLTVLRMRGSRIKQLWKGSMVLDNLKVFDLSHSKNLIETPDLTGVPNLERIYLKGCRSLCEVHPSIGSLKRLKALELEKCSSLEKLPDLSSLERMTYLSAGRTAITQMPSVNLRPKSIRHLWFFLQGRKLMRLKSREPIYDIGSLVEYQKDGTYDHLEAAWIDFDSKGENILDMAGGVVSAIDDNLNMISGWSLGFHIPEWVQYKSNGSSVKIDLDAHTNPEMGFAFFIVCDSDQFKSWSKYSTAVGLTIVFATDEEYNVEYDCSHYRLIPTIWNVSLRKQIGFWVYIPVVLRFLDIRRVIKISFKTGWRRYLANSLVKEEVEVKECGVHLVCPDDANSKFYNSIAPLGRSGSSNSYFHRRFFASIRKNEKDVMFFLRRKWDWDWD, encoded by the exons ATGATGGAGTTATTGGATATGGAATCGGATGATGTTCTCTTCGTAGGAATTCATGGGATGGGTGGAGTGGGTAAGACAACGCTGGCCGAAATAATTTATGATAGAGTTTCTAATTCTTATTGTCGATTTGAAGGAAGCAGCTTTATTTCTTGTATTAGAGAAAAATCTACTACTGCTCGTGATCAAgcttttttacaaaaagaactCATTTCTACAATCATGCAAGAAGAAATACATGTATGGGATTATCACCAAGGAATTAGGATGATAATGAAGATGCTGCAGAATAAAAGGGTTTTTATTGTCCTTGATGATGTGGATAGTGACGAGCAACTGACGGCATTAGCAGGGGATCGGAAATGGTTTGGTCCAGGGAGTAGGGTGATTATAACATGCAGAGATAGTCATCTGTTGAGAACACATGAAGTGAATGATATCTATAAGGTTGAGCAGCTTGGAATAGAAAAAGCTTTGCAACTCTTTAGTTTGTCAGCTTTCAAGAAAACCCATCGTACAGAGAATTACATGGATCTATCTAAGCATTTTGTTAAGTATGCTCAAGGCCTTCCATTAGCTCTTAAAGTTTTGGGTTCCTTCTTATTTGGGAGAACAATAGATGCGTGGGAAAGTGCTAGGGATCAACTAGAAGCAATTCCTAATCGAAAAATTATGGATGTACTTCAAATAAGTTTTGATGGGCTGCAGGAACTGCAAAGAGAGTTATTTTTGGATGTGGCGTGTTTCTTCGGAAGACAGGACATATTTTCTGAGATCATGTTAGAAAGATTTGATCATTATCACATCGACATGGATGTTCTCGTCGAGAAGTCCCTCATAAGCAAATCAAAATATGGATGGTtgtccatgcatgatttgctaaAAGAACTGGGCAAGGAAATTGTTCGCCGCGAATGCCCTGAAGAACCGGGACGACGTAGTAGACTGTTTCGTGTGGATGATCTCTATCACGTACTGAAGAATGATACT GGAACTGATGCAGCTAAAGCCATAGTCGTGGATTTTTGTCCTAAAACGAAAGATCAGGTACTCAACGCCAAAGCATTTTCAAAGATGGGAAAATTGAGATATCTTAAATTCCATGGTTCtcgaaataatttaaaatggcGTGGaaatcctttaaaatacatgcCAACTAATGAGTTGCGATACCTAGAGTTGCCTGGATATCATTCGAAATCCTTGCCGAGCAGTTTCCAACCTGAAAATCTTACTGTACTAAGGATGCGTGGCAGCCGTATCAAACAACTATGGAAGGGGTCGATG GTTTTAGACAATTTAAAGGTATTTGATCTGAGTCATTCAAAGAACTTGATTGAAACACCAGATTTGACTGGAGTCCCAAATCTTGAGAGAATATACCTGAAAGGTTGTAGAAGCTTGTGTGAGGTCCACCCATCCATCGGAAGTCTCAAACGATTAAAAGCATTGGAACTTGAGAAATGTTCAAGCCTTGAGAAGTTACCAGACCTGAGTAGTTTGGAACGCATGACCTATCTTTCGGCAGGTAGAACTGCTATAACACAAATGCCATCTGTCAATCTAAGGCCCAAGAGCATCCGTCACCTTTGGTTTTTTCTTCAAGGACGCAAGTTGATGCGACTTAAATCAAGGGAACCCATCTATGATATCGGATCACTTGTAGAATATCAGAAGGATGGAACATATGATCACCTAGAGGCCGCGTGGATTGATTTTGACAGCAaaggagaaaatattttagacatgGCAGGTGGAGTTGTTTCGGCTATAGATGACAATTTG AATATGATAAGTGGATGGTCGTTGGGATTCCATATCCCGGAGTGGGTCCAGTATAAAAGTAATGGCTCCTCTGTAAAGATAGATTTGGATGCTCATACGAATCCGGAGATGGGCTTTGCTTTCTTTATTGTCTGTGATTCTGATCAATTCAAGAGTTGGAGTAAATATTCGACAGCGGTGGGGCTTACAATAGTGTTTGCGACGGATGAAGAATATAATGTGGAATATGATTGTTCGCATTACAGATTAATACCTACTATCTGGAACGTCTCCTTGCGTAAGCAAATTGGATTCTGGGTGTATATACCGGTGGTTTTGCGGTTTTTAGATATACGGAGGGTCATTAAGATTTCATTTAAAACAGGCTGGCGTCGGTATTTAGCCAATAGTCTTGTAAAAGAAGAAGTAGAAGTGAAAGAATGCGGGGTGCATTTAGTATGTCCAGATGATGCTAATTCAAAGTTCTATAATAGCATTGCTCCTTTGGGCCGTTCGGGATCTTCAAATTCATATTTCCATCGACGATTTTTTGCCTCTATTAGGAAGAATGAGAAGGACGTTATGTTCTTTCTGAGACGGAAA TGGGATTGGGATTGGGATTGA